A window of Steroidobacteraceae bacterium genomic DNA:
CGACTACGCCGCGCCCACGGGCACGCCGGTGCGCGCCTCGGGCGATGGCCGCGTTCGCTTCGTCGGTGTACGCGGCGGCTACGGGCGCGTGGTCGAACTCGATCACGGCCACGGCATCGTCACCGTGTATGCGCATTTGTCGCGGTTTGCGCGCGGGCTCGGCAGCGGCCGCAAGGTCGCGCAGGGCGAACTGGTGGGCTATGTGGGCATGACCGGTCTCGCAAACGGCCCGCACCTGCATTACGAATATCGGGTCAATGGCCGCCACCGCGACCCGCTAAAGGTTCCACTGCCGAGCGCCGATCCCGTGCCGGAGCGCTGGCGCGGCGATTTCGAGGCCCAGGCACACTGGGCGCTTGCGACCCTCGATCGCCAGGGCGCGACAAGCACGGTCGTCGCCGCGCGCTGAACCGGGCGGGCGTTGTTCTCACTCCGGCGGCCCAAAGCCGCTGCCGTGTCACAGTGTGACAGTGGCCGCGGCGCTACACTCGTAGTTGCGCCATGGACACCGAGAATCTGCGCAATCCCGGCTATTTCATCAATCGCGAGCTGTCCTGGCTCGCGTTCAACGAGCGCGTCCTCGCGTTGGCCGAAGACGAACGGGTGCCGCTGCTCGAACGGCTGCGTTTCCTGTGCATTTCATCGAACAACCTCGATGAATTCTTCGAAATCCGCGTCGCCGGACTCAAGCAACTGATCGAGCTCGGGCGCGACGGCGGCGCCGCGGACGGGCGCAGCGCGAGCGAACAGCTCGAGGCAATCCACGCCGCCACGGTCGAGCTGATGCAACGCCAGTACCAGTGCCTCAACGAGGACCTGCTGCCGGCGCTGCGCGAAACGGGTGTCGTCATCGCCGGTCGCAGCAGCTGGTCGGAGGAGGAGCATCGCTGGCTCGAGCGCTACTTCGAAACGGAAGTGGAACCCGTACTGTCGCCGCTCGGGCTCGACCCGGCGCGGCCATTTCCGCGCATCCAGAACAAGAGCCTCAATTTCATCGCGCGTCTGGATGGCAAGGACGCATTCGGTCGTGACAGCGAGTATGCCGTGGTGCAGGCGCCGCGCTCGCTACCACGCGTCGTGCCGCTGCCCGCGGCGGGCGCGAGCAAGCGCTTCGTCCTGCTCTCCGCCGTGATCCAGGAGTTCGTGCCGCGTCTGTTCGAAGGCGTCACCGTACTTGGCTGCTATGCATTTCGGGTCACCCGCAACAGCGATCTGCTTATCGATGAGGATGATGTGGATGACCTGCGCCGCGCGCTCGAAGGCGAGCTGCTGCACCGTCGCTACGGCGCCGCCGTGCGGCTCGAAGTATGGCGTGACTGCCCGGCCGAGACCACGGACTATCTGCTGCGCCACTTCGCCCTCGGCGCGGACGATCTCTATTACTGCGATGGCCCGGTCAATCTCAATCGGCTCGCAACGCTCTATGACCTCGTGCAGCGCACTGATCTCAAATACCCGCCGTTCACGGCGGCGACGGATCCACGCCTTCGCAACAATCCCGACTTCTTCGCCGTATTGCGCCAGCAGGACGTGCTCCTGCACCACCCATTCCAGAGTTTCACGCCCGTCGTGGATCTGCTGCGCCAGGCGGCTCGCGATCCCAACGTGCTGGCCATCAAGCAGACGCTGTACCGCACCGGCGTCGACTCGCCCATGGCGGCAGCGCTACTCGAGGCTGCCGCCAACGGCAAGGACGTCACGGTGGTGATCGAGCTGCGCGCACGCTTCGATGAAGAAGCGAATATCGAATTATCGAACCGGCTGCAGGAAGCGGGTGCCCACGTCATGTACGGCGTCGTCGGCTACAAGACGCATGCCAAAGCGCTCCTGATCGTGCGGCGGGAGGAGTCCGGCATCCGCCGCTACTGTCATCTCGGCACCGGCAATTATCACCCCCAGACCGCCCGCGCCTACACCGACTACGGCCTGATGAGTGCCGATCAGCAGATCTGCCAGGACGTACACGAAATCTTCCTGCAGTTGACCAGTCTCACGAAATCGCCCCGCCTCACGCGACTCATCCAGGCGCCCTTCGGCCTGCATGCGGCCCTGTGCGAGAAGATCCGGCGCGAGGCCGACCATGCCCGCGCCGGGCGCAGCGCGCGCATCATCGCCAAGGTCAATGCCCTCCTCGACACCGATATCATTGTGGCGCTCTATGAAGCCTCGCGCGCGGGCGTCAGCATCGACTTGATCGTCCGCGGCATCTGCGCGCTGCGGCCACAGGTACCGGGCGTTTCGGAGAACATCCGCGTGCGCTCGATTGTCGGTCGATTCCTCGAGCATTCGCGCGTCTATTATTTCGCGAACGACGGTCAGCCCGACACCTTGCTCGCGAGCGCTGACTGGATGCCGCGCAATTTCTTTGCGCGAGTCGAAATCGCATTTCCGGTACTCGCGAGCAGCGAGCAGGCGCGGATCGTGGCAGACCTCGAGACCTATCTTTGGGATAACTGTGACGCCTGGGAACTGGGACAGGACGGCAGTTATCGGCGCCTGCAGCCGGGCGAGGAACCCGTGGTGAGCGCGCAGAATGAATTGCTCAGCGATTACGCGCAGCTGTAATCATCGCGCCCAAGCATTGCCCGGCTCTGGTCATGCGGCTGATTCGAGCGGTGCGCCACGCCGCGTGAATACCTTCAGGCGAAATCCGAGCGCGCGCATTTGCGTGATCTCGCGGCTCAAATCGGCCACCGTCAGCGGATTTTCGCGCAGCCAGTTCGCCGGAAAGCGCAGTTCCATGCCATTGCTGCGCGGCTGCAGCGCAAGCGCCGGCAAAGGCTGGTCGCTGCGGCTGCGGTGCAGCAGCACCGCGAGCCGCAACAGCACGACCAGAAAAATCGCGCGCTCATCCCAGGGCGGCAACAGATCGTCGAAGCCGCCCAGCACCATCTTGCGCCGGTGCGTAGCGACCAGGCGCGCGAGCAACCGCTGCTCATCGCGCGCAAACCCGGGCATGTCCGAATGCTCGAGCAGATAGGCGCCATGCTGATGATATTTCGAATGCGATACGGCAAGGCCGATCTCGTGCAGCCGCGCGGCCCACGACAGAAGTTGCTGCGCGAATTCATCGCCAAGCTGCCATGGCCCGGCGACCTGCGCATACAGGCGCAAGGCCGTCGCCTCGACGCGCGCCGCCTGTGCGACGTCGACGCGATACTGTGACTGCATTGCGCGCACGCTGAGTTCGCGCGCATCCTCATGCCGGTAGCGTCCGATGATGTCGTACAAGAGGCCATCGCGCAGCGCACCGCTTGCAACCTGCATTTCGCGCACGGCCAGAACTTCGAATATGCCTGCCAGCACGGCCACGCCGGCAGCGAAGACGGGCGCGCGCTCGCGTGAGATCGCGGTCGCTGCAAGCGCATCTGCGCGGCCCGCCGTGATCAAGCTGCGTTGCAGCGACTCGAGCCCATCGCTGCTGATCCCGCTGCCCGCGATGCCGAGTTCGACAAGGGTCTCGGCGATTGCGAGCACCGTGCCGGAACTGCCAAAGGCCCGCTCCCAGCCGGTGCGTACGAACTCGGCCTCGACGGGTTGCAGTTCCAGTCGTGCCGCGAGACGGGCACGTCGCATGCGCTTTGCGGTTATTCGGCCATTGGGAAAAAAGCGCTGGGCAAAACTCACGCAACCCATCTGTGTACTCTCGAGCACCAGCGGTTCGAAGCCGGCGCCGATAATCAGTTCCGTGCTGCCGCCGCCGATATCAACGACCAGGGTGCGCCCCGAATGCTGGGGCACCGAATGCGCGACGCCGCTGTAAATGAGCCGCGCCTCCTCGCTGCCCGAGATGATCTGTATCGGGTGCCCAAGCGCCTCGCGCGCCCGGTTGAGAAAGCCCTTCTTGCGATGCGCATGACGCAGCGCGTTCGTGCCGACGACGCGTACGGTGCCCGCCTTGAATTCGCGCAGGCGTTGACCGAAACGTTCGAGGCAGGCAATGGCGCGCGCCGCGGCTTCGCGGTCGATGCTGCCGTCGGCGTTGATCCCGGCACCCAGGCGCACCATTTCGCGCAATCGGTCGACGACGACGAGGCGATCGTCCTCATTGCGCGCGACGATCAGGTGGAAGCTGTTGGAGCCCAGGTCAACGGCGGCGAGAACCTGCGGGGCCGTTTGCGTTCTTGCCACCGCTCAATATGACCGCGTGGTGCGCGGTCTCAGGCGGAGAAAGAGGAGCCGCAGCCGCAGGAGGTCTTGGCGTTGGGATTGCGAATGACGAATTGCGCGCCCTGCAGGTCTTCGCGGTAGTCGATCTCCGCGCCGGTAAGGTATTGAACGCTCATCGGATCGACCAGCAGCTTGACGCCCTGGTTCTCGACGCAGGTATCGCCATCCTGCAAGGCTTCGTCGAACTCAAAGCCATACTGCAGGCCCGAGCAGCCGCCGCCCTGCACGAATACGCGCAGCATGAGGTTGGGGTTGCCTTCACCACGAATCAGGTCGGCAACCTTGCGTGCCGCCGCATCGGTGAATACCAGGCTGTTGTCGCTCTCTACCGCCATGTCCATCGGTGCAGTTTAGGACCAGCGCCCGGGCGCGTCAAAAACGAACGCGCGCGTCCCGAATCCTGGGGTCAGGCAGGTTCGACCAGCGCCGCGCCAGCGGGTTCCAGGCTCGCGCCAAGGCTCGTACTTGCGCTCGCGTTGCTCTTCAACGGTACCAGCTTGCCCTGGATCTGCGCACCCGGTGCCGTCTCGATGACGCCGTAATGCACATTGCCTTCGACCCGGGCGGTAGCACCCAGGATGACACGCTCGCGCGCCACGATGTCGCCCTTGACCTTGCCGTTCAGCACGACCACCGGAACGTCGACCGAACCCTCGATACAACCTGAGTCGCTCACCGACAGCGTCGCCGCCTTGCCCGTGCTGCCGCGAACGTTGCCCGCAACGTGACCATCGAGGTGCAGTCCGCCGGTGAAATCAAGATCACCTGATACCGATGCAGCACGGCCTATGAGCGTATCGATTTCGGTTCCGGGAGTCTTGCGACGACCAAACATGGGCTTCCTCGCGGTGTTTTCAAGCAGCGGGCGACTTGGCGCCAAATTACAGGGAATCGACGCTCCAGAGGTACGACTGCGTCACGGGTTCGACGCCTTTGCGGCGCGATTTAACGGTAACGGTGACCCGTTCCGGGACGAACCCTTCGGGAAGTGTGACTTCGGGCGAGAAGTTCTCGAAGTAACGAAAGCTGAAGGGCAGCTCGGCGGCCGCGTCGCCGCCGAGCGCCGTGAGGTCGAGCTTGAGCGGTCGGCCGCCCTGCGCGCCTTCGACGATGATTTCGACGCCGCCCTGGACGACATTTTCCGGTCGTACGGGCTGCACCAGCGTGAAACGCAGCTGGAAGTGCTGCGCCGTAGCCGTCGAGGCGATCCGAAACTGCTGGATCTTCACTTCCGCGGCATTGGCTTTCTCGGCGACGATGCCACGAAAGAACGCGAGATCCTGCGACTGCCGGGCGACCTGCGCCTGCAGTTCGCCGATGGTGCGCGACAGCTCCGCGCGCTCGCGCGACTGACCTACCCGGTAGGTCTCGAGTTCCGCCAGCTGCGCACGCAATTGCTGGTTCTGGCCATCCATTTCGCGCAACAAATGCGTCTGTTCGCGCTGGCGCTGCGCCGCCGCCAGCCTGTCGTAGCCGGCATCGAACCGCCCGAATTCATAGGCGACGTACAGGACGATGAGGCCGAGCAGCAGGCAGGCCGCGATGAACACCGTGCGTCGCATCGGTGTCTGCCGCCGGATGACGACCCGCGGTGCGCCGTCAACCACGCCGCGCCCGCTCGCCGGTGGACTTTTGCCGGGATTGCCTGCGATCGCGCGCCGCCGATGGCGCGATGTCCGGCCACCACGCCGGATAGGGCGGCAACTGTCCCGGGAATGCCAGCGGCGCGAGTTCGTGCAGCGCCTGTTCATAGACCTTGCGCTTGAAGGGAATGACGGCGCGCAACGGTTCCCAGTACTGCGCCCAGCGGAAATGATCGAATTCCTGTTCCGCGCTCGTATCGAAGCGGATCTCACTGTCATCGCAACGGAGCTTGAGCAGGAACCAGCGTTGCTTCTGGCCGATGCACAACGGCTTCGAATCGCGGCGCACGTACCGGGCGGGCAGGCGGTAGTGCAACCAGTCACGCGTCGCGCCGCACAACTTCACGTGCTGCGGCTCGAGCCCGATTTCCTCATGGAGCTCGCGATACATCGCCTGCTCGGCCTCCTCGCCGTGCTGCATGCCGCCCTGCGGAAACTGCCAGCCGCGTCGGCCGACACGTCGCCCCA
This region includes:
- the ppk1 gene encoding polyphosphate kinase 1, whose protein sequence is MDTENLRNPGYFINRELSWLAFNERVLALAEDERVPLLERLRFLCISSNNLDEFFEIRVAGLKQLIELGRDGGAADGRSASEQLEAIHAATVELMQRQYQCLNEDLLPALRETGVVIAGRSSWSEEEHRWLERYFETEVEPVLSPLGLDPARPFPRIQNKSLNFIARLDGKDAFGRDSEYAVVQAPRSLPRVVPLPAAGASKRFVLLSAVIQEFVPRLFEGVTVLGCYAFRVTRNSDLLIDEDDVDDLRRALEGELLHRRYGAAVRLEVWRDCPAETTDYLLRHFALGADDLYYCDGPVNLNRLATLYDLVQRTDLKYPPFTAATDPRLRNNPDFFAVLRQQDVLLHHPFQSFTPVVDLLRQAARDPNVLAIKQTLYRTGVDSPMAAALLEAAANGKDVTVVIELRARFDEEANIELSNRLQEAGAHVMYGVVGYKTHAKALLIVRREESGIRRYCHLGTGNYHPQTARAYTDYGLMSADQQICQDVHEIFLQLTSLTKSPRLTRLIQAPFGLHAALCEKIRREADHARAGRSARIIAKVNALLDTDIIVALYEASRAGVSIDLIVRGICALRPQVPGVSENIRVRSIVGRFLEHSRVYYFANDGQPDTLLASADWMPRNFFARVEIAFPVLASSEQARIVADLETYLWDNCDAWELGQDGSYRRLQPGEEPVVSAQNELLSDYAQL
- a CDS encoding Ppx/GppA phosphatase family protein gives rise to the protein MARTQTAPQVLAAVDLGSNSFHLIVARNEDDRLVVVDRLREMVRLGAGINADGSIDREAAARAIACLERFGQRLREFKAGTVRVVGTNALRHAHRKKGFLNRAREALGHPIQIISGSEEARLIYSGVAHSVPQHSGRTLVVDIGGGSTELIIGAGFEPLVLESTQMGCVSFAQRFFPNGRITAKRMRRARLAARLELQPVEAEFVRTGWERAFGSSGTVLAIAETLVELGIAGSGISSDGLESLQRSLITAGRADALAATAISRERAPVFAAGVAVLAGIFEVLAVREMQVASGALRDGLLYDIIGRYRHEDARELSVRAMQSQYRVDVAQAARVEATALRLYAQVAGPWQLGDEFAQQLLSWAARLHEIGLAVSHSKYHQHGAYLLEHSDMPGFARDEQRLLARLVATHRRKMVLGGFDDLLPPWDERAIFLVVLLRLAVLLHRSRSDQPLPALALQPRSNGMELRFPANWLRENPLTVADLSREITQMRALGFRLKVFTRRGAPLESAA
- the erpA gene encoding iron-sulfur cluster insertion protein ErpA, encoding MAVESDNSLVFTDAAARKVADLIRGEGNPNLMLRVFVQGGGCSGLQYGFEFDEALQDGDTCVENQGVKLLVDPMSVQYLTGAEIDYREDLQGAQFVIRNPNAKTSCGCGSSFSA
- a CDS encoding polymer-forming cytoskeletal protein, which translates into the protein MFGRRKTPGTEIDTLIGRAASVSGDLDFTGGLHLDGHVAGNVRGSTGKAATLSVSDSGCIEGSVDVPVVVLNGKVKGDIVARERVILGATARVEGNVHYGVIETAPGAQIQGKLVPLKSNASASTSLGASLEPAGAALVEPA
- a CDS encoding DUF6776 family protein, which translates into the protein MVDGAPRVVIRRQTPMRRTVFIAACLLLGLIVLYVAYEFGRFDAGYDRLAAAQRQREQTHLLREMDGQNQQLRAQLAELETYRVGQSRERAELSRTIGELQAQVARQSQDLAFFRGIVAEKANAAEVKIQQFRIASTATAQHFQLRFTLVQPVRPENVVQGGVEIIVEGAQGGRPLKLDLTALGGDAAAELPFSFRYFENFSPEVTLPEGFVPERVTVTVKSRRKGVEPVTQSYLWSVDSL